A region from the Aquimarina sp. ERC-38 genome encodes:
- a CDS encoding arsenosugar biosynthesis-associated peroxidase-like protein has translation MSKTYYDPSDLRKFGKITEWSEELGEKFFEYYGKVFEEGALSAREKALIALAVAHTEQCPYCIDAYTKDTLERGVTKEEMMEAVHVGAAIKSGATLVHGVMMMNKVNKLDL, from the coding sequence ATGTCCAAAACCTATTATGATCCGTCTGACCTAAGAAAATTTGGTAAAATCACCGAATGGAGCGAAGAATTAGGTGAAAAATTCTTTGAGTACTACGGAAAAGTTTTTGAAGAAGGCGCTTTGTCTGCAAGAGAAAAAGCATTAATTGCCCTGGCGGTAGCTCATACGGAACAATGTCCGTACTGTATTGATGCGTATACTAAAGATACTTTAGAACGTGGGGTAACTAAAGAAGAAATGATGGAAGCCGTTCATGTAGGGGCAGCTATCAAAAGTGGGGCAACTCTAGTCCACGGAGTGATGATGATGAATAAAGTCAATAAATTAGACTTATAA
- the arsS gene encoding arsenosugar biosynthesis radical SAM (seleno)protein ArsS (Some members of this family are selenoproteins.) yields the protein MVEPKIKKSLHKRNDNLSDPKEQLRILNNGLFSGGELPTFKEKIKESGYATFTPKALEILQINVGYMCNQVCAHCHVDAGPDRKEIMTRETMQQCLEVIKNSGAHTLDLTGGAPEMNPNFRWFVEEASKLGVKDFIVRSNLTIIRANKKYYDLPDFFKQYNIHVVSSMPHWTRGKTDKQRGNGVFDASIKALQELNERGYGMPGSNLKLDLVYNPSGAFLPSGQEAMKKEFKKALLEDFDIQFHDLFAITNLPISRFLEYLIASENYEDYMYALVEAYNPAAVANVMCTNTLSVSWDGWLYDCDFNQMLDLKVASKVQHISEYNEAILQNRQIVISQHCYGCTAGAGSSCQGTVA from the coding sequence ATGGTAGAACCAAAAATTAAAAAATCTTTACATAAACGTAACGATAATCTTTCTGATCCTAAGGAACAATTACGTATTTTAAATAACGGCTTGTTTTCAGGTGGGGAACTGCCGACCTTTAAGGAAAAAATAAAAGAAAGTGGGTATGCTACGTTTACACCCAAAGCTTTAGAAATTCTTCAAATTAACGTAGGATATATGTGCAACCAGGTGTGTGCTCATTGCCACGTGGATGCGGGTCCGGATCGTAAGGAAATTATGACCAGAGAAACTATGCAACAATGCCTGGAGGTCATAAAAAACAGTGGAGCACATACCTTAGATTTAACCGGAGGTGCGCCCGAAATGAACCCGAATTTTAGGTGGTTTGTAGAAGAAGCCAGTAAATTAGGTGTAAAGGATTTTATTGTACGTAGTAATTTAACCATTATCAGGGCTAATAAAAAATATTACGACTTGCCGGACTTCTTCAAACAATATAATATCCACGTAGTTTCCTCTATGCCACATTGGACACGGGGTAAAACAGATAAGCAACGAGGTAACGGTGTATTTGACGCTTCTATTAAAGCATTGCAAGAGTTAAATGAAAGAGGATACGGGATGCCGGGCAGTAACTTAAAACTGGACCTGGTGTATAATCCTTCGGGTGCTTTTTTACCATCCGGGCAGGAAGCTATGAAAAAGGAATTTAAAAAAGCCTTACTAGAGGATTTTGACATCCAGTTTCATGACCTTTTTGCAATTACAAACCTACCTATCAGCCGTTTTCTGGAATATCTAATTGCTTCAGAGAATTATGAGGATTACATGTACGCACTGGTCGAAGCTTATAATCCGGCAGCGGTGGCTAATGTGATGTGTACAAATACCTTGTCCGTAAGCTGGGACGGTTGGTTATACGATTGTGATTTTAATCAGATGCTTGACTTAAAAGTAGCTAGTAAAGTACAGCATATTAGTGAATATAACGAAGCTATCTTACAGAATCGGCAAATTGTCATTTCGCAACATTGTTACGGATGTACTGCCGGAGCGGGAAGTAGCTGCCAGGGTACGGTAGCTTAA